In Epilithonimonas zeae, the DNA window TTAAAACCGGGTAAACACGATTTCATATTTGAAATTAATCAAGAGTTCTTTGATTTATTTGAGACTGAGCAGGAATTTTTTAATCCAAAAATCAATGCTAATGTTCTTTTGGACAAGCATACAACTTTTTTGGAGTTCTTCATTAATGTTTCAGGAACCGTTCAATTGATTTGCGACATTAGCAATGATGAATTTTCTGAAAATATTGAGAATGATTTGAAAATTCTTGTAAAATTTGGAGAAGAATATGATGACAGTGATGAAGATGTAATTACCATCAATAAAAAAGATGGCGAATTCAACCTTGCCAACCTTATATATGAAGCGGTTGTTTTATCAATTCCGATGAAAAAACTGGCGCCATCTGTAAGAGACAATGATGAATATCAAAAAATATTAGACCAATACAGTCCAAAAATAGTCGAAGAGGAAAAGGAAAGCACAGACCCAAGATGGGAAGCTTTGAAAAAATTGAAAGATAACAATTAAGCAATAACAATATAATTCGTAAGAATTTTAAAAAGTACTAACAATG includes these proteins:
- a CDS encoding YceD family protein encodes the protein MDRIRNYDVAFLGLKPGKHDFIFEINQEFFDLFETEQEFFNPKINANVLLDKHTTFLEFFINVSGTVQLICDISNDEFSENIENDLKILVKFGEEYDDSDEDVITINKKDGEFNLANLIYEAVVLSIPMKKLAPSVRDNDEYQKILDQYSPKIVEEEKESTDPRWEALKKLKDNN